The Niallia alba genome includes a window with the following:
- a CDS encoding MOSC domain-containing protein, translating into MIVGKVHKMMRYPVKSFTGESISKARIMSYGIYGDRSHAFIDKSSKDKHLTITQYPKMVTYKAAFIGDDCLEAFPKMKISASDGSEYNWDDSALLERLEKETNRTLETITYSPNYVPFPAIEEDNILLISTQALSELSSSYGEVIDERRFRGNILYDLQNSMKEEDLIGKQIKIGTEVILEINKYCERCMIITVDPETGTRQPKLLKQLVKDQNNHFGLYASVIQTGTIYAGDVISI; encoded by the coding sequence ATGATTGTTGGAAAGGTACATAAAATGATGCGTTATCCTGTAAAATCTTTTACCGGAGAAAGTATTTCGAAAGCACGAATCATGTCTTATGGTATATATGGGGATAGAAGTCATGCTTTTATCGATAAGTCGAGTAAGGACAAGCATTTAACGATTACTCAATATCCTAAAATGGTTACATACAAAGCAGCGTTTATAGGGGATGATTGTTTAGAAGCTTTTCCTAAAATGAAAATTAGTGCAAGCGATGGTTCGGAATACAATTGGGATGATTCAGCTTTATTAGAAAGGCTGGAAAAAGAAACAAATCGAACGTTGGAAACAATCACCTATTCTCCAAACTATGTTCCGTTCCCGGCAATTGAAGAAGACAATATTTTGTTAATCTCTACACAGGCACTATCCGAATTATCTTCTTCGTATGGTGAAGTAATTGATGAAAGGAGATTTAGAGGGAATATCTTATATGATTTACAAAATAGTATGAAGGAAGAAGACTTGATAGGAAAACAAATAAAAATTGGTACAGAAGTAATTCTTGAAATCAACAAGTATTGTGAAAGATGTATGATTATTACGGTCGATCCCGAAACAGGCACAAGGCAACCAAAGTTATTGAAACAACTTGTGAAAGACCAAAATAATCATTTTGGTCTCTATGCGAGTGTCATTCAAACCGGAACTATCTATGCTGGCGATGTAATTTCTATCTAA
- a CDS encoding DUF3889 domain-containing protein, with the protein MKKIKFPFIGILLLSVFLMQLLPLQTEAEALPSYVKWGRIAMTKAQEKYPNSEVTDYLHVGKEDKKGTSVEKFKLIVKQDQKEIGVFVNLTFDTRTERLLSVEMKETQP; encoded by the coding sequence ATGAAAAAAATAAAGTTTCCATTCATAGGCATCTTATTGCTGAGTGTATTTCTTATGCAGTTACTTCCTCTACAAACAGAAGCAGAAGCATTACCTTCTTATGTTAAATGGGGCAGAATTGCCATGACAAAGGCTCAAGAAAAATACCCTAATAGTGAGGTTACCGATTATCTGCATGTTGGTAAGGAAGATAAAAAAGGAACTTCAGTGGAAAAGTTTAAGCTTATTGTAAAGCAGGATCAAAAAGAAATAGGTGTATTTGTCAACTTAACTTTTGATACGCGAACAGAACGTTTATTATCAGTTGAAATGAAAGAAACCCAACCTTAA
- a CDS encoding biotin transporter BioY gives MKQWKTIDITMIALFVAFMAVGANVASFLVIGGVPVTLQTFFAILAGLLLGKRLGSVAMIVYMLVGLIGIPIFAGISGGLITITKPSFGFILAFIITAFFVGLIVERKQSVPVYIFSGFIGLIINYIIGTSWMYMAYKLWYAAPEGFTYQLLWSWMVLPLVKDIILTFIAGIVGYRLYNSVVKKSALHTNWSSNSNQ, from the coding sequence TTGAAACAGTGGAAAACAATTGATATTACGATGATTGCCTTATTTGTTGCTTTTATGGCAGTTGGTGCGAATGTAGCAAGTTTTCTAGTAATTGGAGGTGTTCCAGTGACCCTTCAAACATTTTTTGCTATCCTTGCAGGATTACTTTTAGGAAAAAGACTCGGTAGTGTTGCAATGATTGTTTATATGCTCGTTGGTCTCATCGGCATTCCAATTTTCGCAGGTATATCAGGTGGTCTTATTACGATTACAAAACCATCTTTCGGATTTATTTTAGCTTTTATCATTACTGCTTTCTTTGTTGGATTAATAGTTGAAAGAAAACAATCTGTTCCTGTCTATATTTTTAGCGGATTCATCGGTTTAATCATTAATTACATAATCGGAACTAGCTGGATGTATATGGCATATAAACTTTGGTATGCTGCACCAGAAGGCTTTACTTATCAACTATTGTGGAGTTGGATGGTTCTTCCGTTAGTAAAAGATATCATTCTTACGTTTATCGCTGGAATTGTTGGTTATCGATTGTATAATTCCGTTGTTAAAAAAAGTGCGCTCCATACAAATTGGAGTTCTAATTCTAATCAGTAA
- a CDS encoding copper resistance CopC/CopD family protein: MFPLIVLIISFIGINTVSAHAYITNSNPSENEILEEAPEKVYIEFNEKIQTGFTILNVLNSSGERVDQKNIVINPDTEKSIEVDLKPELPNDIYTVEWRVVSADGHSVSGMLPFSIGELPKGASFPTQQENGNLTTFISMMINKGFLYIGFSLYMGLFLFYTIWFQKKNLSSTLIKRTKTVSMTAIILLAISIFTFLVIQTQSYAGGGIVASIKPTNLLETLSSTKEGTIWIIQIILLAILFVGQRSIWTKESYFERKHWFIPGLAFLGIMASKAFLGHPSSSPYETVAILFDFSHLLAASIWLGGMLVIVLFLREGIFAKEGEGHDMYWATMEKYSLWALFSVAVLAISGVINASLLIPDFHSLVSTAYGKTLLIKIGLLVFMLIFGAYHLVSRILLGKKDFYKKSIKIEIGLGILILLVTSAFTQIQTPTLPIDLPFYKEAELGGYNENISLSITPKKTGVQNQYEVFVFDNNRNPIDPIEQITITLKHGEKETSFPLTQEKEGHYFAENLQLNQPGKWDVEIHVLTDELESLDFSYPIQVR, encoded by the coding sequence ATGTTTCCTTTAATTGTACTAATTATTAGTTTTATAGGAATAAATACAGTTTCTGCCCATGCTTATATAACAAATTCCAATCCTAGTGAAAATGAAATATTAGAGGAAGCTCCAGAAAAAGTGTACATAGAATTTAATGAAAAAATTCAAACTGGTTTTACAATATTAAATGTTTTAAACTCATCAGGGGAAAGAGTTGATCAGAAGAATATTGTGATTAACCCCGATACGGAAAAATCAATCGAAGTGGATTTAAAACCAGAGTTACCTAACGATATTTATACAGTAGAATGGAGAGTAGTTTCGGCGGATGGACACTCTGTTTCCGGGATGCTTCCGTTTAGTATTGGTGAATTGCCTAAGGGGGCATCATTTCCAACACAACAGGAGAATGGGAATTTAACAACATTCATTAGTATGATGATAAATAAAGGTTTCCTTTATATCGGATTTTCTTTATATATGGGACTTTTCTTATTTTATACGATTTGGTTTCAGAAAAAAAACTTGTCCAGCACATTAATAAAACGAACAAAAACAGTTTCTATGACTGCAATCATATTGCTTGCGATTAGTATTTTCACTTTCCTTGTAATACAAACACAAAGTTATGCAGGTGGTGGCATAGTAGCTTCCATAAAACCTACCAATTTATTAGAAACATTGTCAAGTACGAAAGAAGGAACCATTTGGATTATCCAAATTATCCTTTTAGCTATCCTTTTTGTAGGACAACGATCTATTTGGACAAAAGAAAGTTACTTCGAAAGAAAACACTGGTTTATTCCAGGGTTGGCTTTTTTAGGTATTATGGCTTCGAAGGCGTTTCTTGGTCATCCTTCCAGTTCACCATATGAAACAGTAGCAATTTTGTTTGATTTTTCTCATTTATTAGCAGCATCCATATGGCTTGGCGGAATGCTTGTTATTGTACTCTTTTTGAGAGAAGGGATATTTGCTAAAGAAGGCGAAGGTCATGACATGTACTGGGCAACGATGGAAAAGTACTCCTTATGGGCTCTTTTCTCAGTTGCAGTTTTAGCTATTTCGGGAGTAATAAATGCTTCTTTATTAATCCCTGATTTTCATTCACTAGTAAGTACGGCATACGGAAAAACCTTGTTAATTAAAATTGGTTTGCTTGTATTTATGCTTATATTTGGAGCGTATCACTTGGTTAGTAGAATTCTATTAGGAAAGAAAGATTTCTATAAAAAATCAATAAAAATTGAAATCGGTCTAGGTATCTTAATATTACTTGTGACTAGTGCATTTACACAAATTCAAACACCAACCTTGCCAATTGATTTGCCTTTTTATAAAGAAGCAGAACTTGGTGGTTATAATGAAAATATTAGTTTATCGATTACACCGAAAAAGACTGGTGTGCAAAATCAATATGAAGTATTTGTATTTGATAATAATCGCAATCCAATCGATCCAATCGAACAAATTACGATTACGTTAAAGCATGGAGAAAAAGAAACTTCATTTCCTCTAACACAGGAAAAGGAAGGACACTATTTTGCAGAAAATCTCCAATTAAATCAGCCAGGAAAATGGGATGTGGAAATACATGTTTTGACCGATGAATTAGAATCGCTGGACTTTTCTTATCCTATCCAAGTAAGATAA